Below is a window of Clavibacter michiganensis subsp. tessellarius DNA.
GATGCGGGCGCCGACGTCGCGCGCGGTCTGCGCGGCGCTGACGATGCCGGCCGTGGTGCCGGATCCGCTCGCGACCAGGAGGACGTCGCCCTCCTCGATCGCGGGCGAGGTGGCCTCGCCGACGACGTGCGCGTCGAGCCCGAGGTGCATGAACCGCATCGCGGTCATGCGCAGCGCGAGGCCGGAGCGGCCGGCGCCGAGGGCGAAGACGCGGCGGCCGTCGCGGATCACGCGGGCGGCCTCGTCGAGGCGCGCCGCCAGGTCCGGCTCCGCGAGCGCGCGGGCGACCCGGGCGTTCTCCTCCGAGATGAGGGTGATCGCGGCGGCGACGTCGACGGGGGCGTCGCCGGTCGGGCGGGGGTGCGTCGTGTGGGTCACCTGTCGAGGATGCTCCCCGCCGCCCGTCCGCGCTGCCCACCCGACGGGTGGATCCGCCTACCCGTCCGAGCAGGTGCCGCCGCGGGAGGCGGGCCTTCCGGGTGGGCGTACGGTGGCGGGATGCCGACCCGGACCCACCCCGCCGATCCCGCCGCCCGTCCGTCCGCCCCTCCCGCCGCCCGGGAGGCGGGCGCGTCCGCCGGCGCCGTCGCGCTCCTCGACGGCCTGCACGACGCGCTCGCCGCGCCGCTGCAGGAGGTGGCCGGCGCGCTGTCGACGCTGCTGCAGCCGGTGGTCGCGCATCGCGCCCTCGTCGTCTTCACCGAGGACTGCACCGGCCGACCGCGCAAGAAGGCGGGCGAGGCCGAGGTCGTGGAGAACGTGACGATCGCCGAGCTCGACGGCATCCTCGCGAGCCTCGGCGCCCGATCCGACGACGGCGCGGACGACGGCGACCGCGCGCGCGACGACGAGGACGGCACCGCGTGGGCCGTCGAGCACCCCGTCGGCGGTCGTCCGCGCACCGTCGCCGCCTGGCGCGCCGACACGGGCGCGCTCCTCGTGCTCGTGGATCCGGTCGCCGCGCACGACGACGTGCCCGCCGCCCGCGAGGTGGTCCGGGCGCTGTGGCGGAGCGTCGCGCACGGGATCCGGCAGCAGGTCGCCGCGGCGCCGCCCGCCTACCTCGCGGAGGCGCGCGCCGTCTCCTCGGAGCGGGCCCGCGTCGTCGCCGAGCTCGGCGACGCCCATGCGACCACGCTCGAGTCGCTGCTCGCGGTGCTGCGCTCCTCGCGCACGGGCGACGCGGCCGCCCGCCAGACCGCCGCAGACCTGGCCACCAACGCCATGGTCGAGCTGCGGGCCGCCTCCGACCGCGACCGCTCGCTCGGCGAGGAGCCCGTCGCGCGCGCGTTCGCCCGCCTGCGCGACGACCTCCGGCCGCTCGTGCGCTTCCGCGACCTCGACGTGCAGTTCGTCGAGCCGCCCGTGGACGGCCGCGCGCTCCCGGGCGAGGTCGCGCACGCGGGCCGGGCCATCGTCCGCGGCGCCGTGCTCGCGCTCGTGGAGGAGCCGGACGTGACGCGCGTGCGCATCCAGTGGGACTGCGACGGCAGCAACCTGCTCGTCGGGATCCGCGACGACGGCGCGGGCGCGACCACCGCCGACCTCGACGCGCTGCGTCGCCTCACCGACCGGGTCGCCGCGCTCGACGGCACGCTCGAGGTGACGGCGACGCCCGGCTGGGGTTCCGAGATCGCCGTGCGCCTGCCGCTCGACGCGCCCGCCGCGGGGCTCGACGCCGCGGGGGAGGCGGGACTCAGCGGCCGCGAGCGGGAGGTGCTCGCGCTGGTGGCCGGCGGATCCCGCAACCGCGCCATCGCGACCTCCCTCGGGATCAGCGAGAACACCGTGAAGTTCCACGTCGCGAACCTGCTGCGGAAGATGGGCGCGTCGACCCGGGCGGAGCTCGCGGGGCTCGTGCGCGGCTGACCGGCACCGCGCGGGCCGGTCGGCGGGCGGCTGCGTTCGCCGCGGGTCCCGGAGTTAACCCCATGGAAACCTCAGATACGTAAGGTATTGGGCATCCCCACCCGCCGCCCGAACGAGGACGTCCCCGCATGCGCTCTGCCCCCACCCGCCATCCGTCCGGGGCCGCGCGCTCCGGTGCCCTCGCCCTCGTGGCGGGGCTCTCCGCCACCGCGGTCCTCGGCTTCGGCGCCGCGCCCGCATCCGCCGCCGAGGGCGACGTCGCCATCGACGTCTACTCGATCAACGACTTCCACGGCCGCCTCGAGACCACGTCGTCCACCGCGGGCGCCGCGGTCATCTCCGGCGCGTTCCAGCAGGCGAAGGCCCGGAACCCGAACAGCACGCTCATCAGCGCGGGCGACAACATCGGCGCGAGCACCTTCACCTCGCTGTCCCAGCAGGACGAGCCCACGCTCGACGCGCTGAACGCCATGGGCGTCTCGGTCTCCACCCTCGGCAACCACGAGTTCGACCAGGGCCGCGACGACGTGGACGGCCGCGTCACCGACCACTCCGACTTCCCGTACATCTCGGCGAACCTCTACGAGAAGGGCACGACCGAGCACGCGTACGCGGCGTACGACGTGCAGGACATCGGCGGCGTGCGCGTCGCCTTCGTCGGCGCCACCACCGAGGCGCTGCCGGAGCTCGTGAGCCCGGCCGGCCTCGCGACGATCGACGTCGGCAGCGTCGTCGACGCCTCCACCGCGACCGCCCGCGCGCTCCGCGACGGCGACGACGCGAACGGCGAGGCCGACGTGGTCGTCCTCGTGGTGCACGAGGGCGCGTCCACCTCCGACGAGGCGTCCCTCACCGACGACTCGGTCTTCGGCCGCATCGTCACGGGCGTGCAGGCCGACGTCGACGCGATCGTCTCCGGCCACACCCACCTCGGCTACGACTACGAGCTCCCCGTCGCGGGCAGGGCCCTGCCGCTGCCCGTGCTCCAGACCGGCAGCTACGGCACGAACCTCGGGCACCTGTCGCTGACGGTGGATCCCGCCACCAAGGCCCTCACCTCCATCTCCTCCGAGCTCGTGCCGCTGCTCACCACCGAGGGGAAGCCGGCGTTCCCGGCGGATCCCGCGGTGCAGCGCATCGTCGACGACGCGGTCGCGAAGGCCGAGGTGATCGGCAGCCGCACGGTCGGCGAGATCTCGGGCGACATCACGCGCGCCCGCCAGACGGACGGCGCCGAGAACCGCGGCGGCGAGTCCACCATCGGGAACCTCGTCGCCGACGCGCAGCTCTGGGCCACGCAGGCGGACCTCGGCACCGAGATCGCCTTCATGAACCCCGGCGGCATCCGCCAGGACCTCACCGTCGCGTCCTCGGGCGCCGGCGACGCGGAGGGCGAGGTGACCTACAAGGAGGCCGCCATCGTGCAGCCGTTCGCCAACACGCTGACGACCGCGCGGATCACGGGTGCCGGCATCAAGGCCGTGCTCGAGCAGCAGTGGCAGGACGAGGGCGCCACGCGGCCCTTCCTCAAGCTCGGCATCTCGCGCGACCTCACCTACACGTACGACCCGACGGCCGCGCGCGGCGAACGGATCACGGGCGTGTTCTTCCAGGGCGCGCCGGTGGATCCCGCGCGCGTCTTCA
It encodes the following:
- the hxlB gene encoding 6-phospho-3-hexuloisomerase, whose amino-acid sequence is MTHTTHPRPTGDAPVDVAAAITLISEENARVARALAEPDLAARLDEAARVIRDGRRVFALGAGRSGLALRMTAMRFMHLGLDAHVVGEATSPAIEEGDVLLVASGSGTTAGIVSAAQTARDVGARIVALTTADDSPLAGLADVTVLIPAAAKQDHGGTVSAQYAGGLFELSVALVGDAVFHALWQASGLSADELWPRHANLE
- a CDS encoding LuxR C-terminal-related transcriptional regulator translates to MPTRTHPADPAARPSAPPAAREAGASAGAVALLDGLHDALAAPLQEVAGALSTLLQPVVAHRALVVFTEDCTGRPRKKAGEAEVVENVTIAELDGILASLGARSDDGADDGDRARDDEDGTAWAVEHPVGGRPRTVAAWRADTGALLVLVDPVAAHDDVPAAREVVRALWRSVAHGIRQQVAAAPPAYLAEARAVSSERARVVAELGDAHATTLESLLAVLRSSRTGDAAARQTAADLATNAMVELRAASDRDRSLGEEPVARAFARLRDDLRPLVRFRDLDVQFVEPPVDGRALPGEVAHAGRAIVRGAVLALVEEPDVTRVRIQWDCDGSNLLVGIRDDGAGATTADLDALRRLTDRVAALDGTLEVTATPGWGSEIAVRLPLDAPAAGLDAAGEAGLSGREREVLALVAGGSRNRAIATSLGISENTVKFHVANLLRKMGASTRAELAGLVRG
- a CDS encoding bifunctional metallophosphatase/5'-nucleotidase, yielding MRSAPTRHPSGAARSGALALVAGLSATAVLGFGAAPASAAEGDVAIDVYSINDFHGRLETTSSTAGAAVISGAFQQAKARNPNSTLISAGDNIGASTFTSLSQQDEPTLDALNAMGVSVSTLGNHEFDQGRDDVDGRVTDHSDFPYISANLYEKGTTEHAYAAYDVQDIGGVRVAFVGATTEALPELVSPAGLATIDVGSVVDASTATARALRDGDDANGEADVVVLVVHEGASTSDEASLTDDSVFGRIVTGVQADVDAIVSGHTHLGYDYELPVAGRALPLPVLQTGSYGTNLGHLSLTVDPATKALTSISSELVPLLTTEGKPAFPADPAVQRIVDDAVAKAEVIGSRTVGEISGDITRARQTDGAENRGGESTIGNLVADAQLWATQADLGTEIAFMNPGGIRQDLTVASSGAGDAEGEVTYKEAAIVQPFANTLTTARITGAGIKAVLEQQWQDEGATRPFLKLGISRDLTYTYDPTAARGERITGVFFQGAPVDPARVFTMVANSFLAEGGDGFTELANTTEQSDSGRVDLTAFVDYVTEFSPVEPDSATRSIGVVDTTGAAPRAGQQRSYELSSLLVSGAPVQDTEVVTLIDGAEVARTPIAAAVVDTTDEQGRASVRFTVPADLAAGAHQLAFLLPSTGASVLYALDTASGSVVPSGTGVVPAPSTEPTLAATGSESGPVLGASLAALALGLALVAFRRRAAAAVAGRR